The genome window CGGAGGTACCGAATGGCTCTCAGACAGCAAAACGTAGCGAACAATCAGAAGGACCCCGGTCAACAGACACGACCACGGGCACACGCCGGGAGGAATCACCGACGTGCTGCGCTCAGGGAGGTCGTATCAAAGGCCTTCATTGCGGCCGGCAAGAATCCGCTCCGCACCACAGATATCTACGAGCACGCGGTTCGAATTGGCGCGGTGCCGGCGTCTGAGCTGGAGACCCGAGTGCCAGTGGGCCGGTCCGGAAGTCCCCGTTCGATTCGGCAGCGGGACATCCGCTGGATCCAACAAACCCTGAAGTTCGAAGGCCTGATTGAGCGTGTGCCGGATCGCCGTGGGGCATGGCGCACGACACGCAAGGGTCGGGAGGAACTTACTCCTGCGGTAAGTGGGCGCCTGCTTGTAGCATTTTCGACGCAGCTGGGGCTGGCCGTGTGGGCCGATTGCGCGACCCTGGCTGATGCCGTCGACGAGGACATCCACCTGTACCTGAGCTCACCGCCGTACGCCCTATCGGCGCCGCGCGCCTACGGCAACCCAACGCCTGGTCAGTTCGTCGACTGGTTGTGCAAGATCCTCGAACCGGTCGTGAGAAAGCTCGCCAGGGGAGCAAGCATTTGCCTCAACATGGGCAATGACCTGTTTGAGCCCATGCTTCCGTCGAGGCATCTCATCAATGAGAGACTTGCGATCGCGTTGAATGACCGGCTGGGCCTCAGTCGAATGGATACGCTGGTGTGGGAGAACCCCAACAAGGCACCGGGCCCTCTGGCATGGGCGAGCAAGAAGCGTGTGCAGCTCAACGCTGGCTATGAGCCCCTTCTCTGGTTCTGCAATTCGCCTGCTGACTGCTTTGCTGACAACCGACGGGTTCTGCAGCCGCATTCGCGGGCTCACGCACTGCTTCAGGAACGGAGTGTCGTGGCAACGAATGGGGGGCGAGGTAGCGGCTCAGGCTTCCGGGGTAAGACGGCCGGGGCCATTCCCCGAAATGTCCTGCGCTTTCCGACACCGTGCCCACGCCAAAGGCACTTGAAGGGCGCGGCCGAAGCGGCCGGGCTGCCAGTACACCCGGCTACATTCCCTAAGACGCTGGCCAGATTTCTGGTGGAGTTCCTCACGGCTGAGGGACAGCTGGTGGTGGATGGTATGTCGGGGACCCTGCAGGTCGCGATGGCCGCAGAGGAGACGGGTCGCAGGTGGGTCGCCGGCGACATCCACGGTGAGTACTTGGGTCTGGGGATGCTCGACTTCTCCGGTCCGAGCGTTTCTCCCGCCTTTCTTGAGTGGTTGGAGGGACGAAGAGCAGTGCCCGAAGTGGTGTAGCTGGCTAGGGTTGCGGGGCATCTATGTGGCTGCTGGGATGGGGCAACTGGAGAGTGATATGGATTGGGTGACATGTGCGGAGCAGGGACATCGGATCATCGCCGGTAGCGAGCGGCTGGCTCGTGATCTGAGAGTGCGCTTTAACCGGCAGATGCGGGCGGAGGATCGGCGTGGATGGTTGGCTCCTGACATCGTCTCGATGAGAAGTTTCGTTTTGGGGCTCTGGGAGCAGTCGTGGCCTGATACCCAGCTGCTGAATGGCGCGCAGGAGCTGGCGATCTGGCTTGACGTCATCCAGGCGAGTGATACGGGGGGGCAGCTGATTTCGCCTGGTCCGGCAGCGCGGAGCGCGCGGACGGCGGCTCGATTGGTCATGCGCCACGGGGGCGGTCCCGAGTCGTGCGGTAGGCCATTGCCGACGGACGATGAACAAGCATTCAACGCCTGGTTCGCCGAGGTCGTGCGCCGAGTCGACGAAGGTGGGTTTGTGCTGGAGGAGCAGGTGGCCATCCGGGTGCGTACAGCGATTCGCGAACCTGCGTGGGAGCTGCCGGTGCCGACCATGCTGCTGGGCTTCGAGCGCGTGAGTGGCGTGACGCGCGATATCGTGAATGCGCTCGTAGAGAAGGGGGCGAAGGAGCATGTGGAGGCTCCGCGTCTGCCCGTGAATGCGCAGCGAGTCGATGTTGCCACGCCAGGGCGCCAGTACGAATGGGTGGCAAGCGCGATTCGTGATCAACTTGAGCGGGCGAGAGCGTCAGGAGGGGAAGCCCCTTCGATCGCGGTGTTGGTCGACGACGTTCGGGAGGCAATGCCGAGACTCGAGGCGACGTTGAGAGATCGTGTGTCGCCGCAGGGACAGATCTGTGGGCAGCATCAGGGTCGGTTTCCATGGCGCTATGCGCGGGGAGGTTCCCTCATGGAGCACCCATTGATTGAGGCGGCCCTTGACTGCTTGGCACTGGAATCGGGGCCGTGTCGGACGGAAGACGCTTCGCGGGTGCTGCTTTCCCCGAACCTCTTCCATGATGTCTCCGCAAGACACCGCGCTGAGGCAGATCTGAGGCTCCGGAACCGTGCGGGATCGGTGTGTGGGTTGGCGCGCCTGGTTGACATCCAACGGCCGTTGGCTGAATGCCACAACCCACTACCTGGGCGCCTCGAGGCTTGGCACATCTCGGCTCAACAGGGAGGTAGCTCAGCCATGCCGAGTGAATGGGTCGAACGATGGTTGAGTTCGTTGGCGCTCGCGGGGTGGCGCGGTACCGCTGCAGAGCAAGAGTGCGATCAGGCCTTGCAGCAAGTGCTGGGTCGCTGGGATGAGGCTCTGGACGCCTTCCGTGCCATGGACAGACAGCTTCAGGCGGTGTCGCGGGGAGGCGCTTTGCAGTGGCTCCGAGAAGTGCTTTCTGACCTGCCGACACAGTTGTCACCGGAACATGAGCAGCCGGTACAGATTCTCAGCTTTGCCGACGCTGACAGCCTCAGATTTGACCGCGTTTACGTCTGCAATGCGAATGCACACGTGCTCCCGCCGCCGGCAACTAGCTCGGGATTCGTGAGCGCAGAGATCCTTGAGGCCATTGGTGTCCCCGACGCGACACCGGATGGAGCCCTCCTGTCATGGCGGCATTGGGTTGGCTTGCTGGGGGCGATGGCGCCGGATATCACTCTGGTGGTCCCTGCTGCGACGGACGATGGCGCCGAGCTTTTTTCTTCCCCGTTGTTCCTGGACTGGGAGTTCGCTGCACCGTGCGGAGCCGAGGTCGGCCCGGGGCCTCTGGCGATGATGGCGGGCAGGGAGTCTATCGAAGCCCCTGGATACGAGCCCGATCTTCCGCC of Flagellatimonas centrodinii contains these proteins:
- a CDS encoding PD-(D/E)XK nuclease family protein, whose product is MDWVTCAEQGHRIIAGSERLARDLRVRFNRQMRAEDRRGWLAPDIVSMRSFVLGLWEQSWPDTQLLNGAQELAIWLDVIQASDTGGQLISPGPAARSARTAARLVMRHGGGPESCGRPLPTDDEQAFNAWFAEVVRRVDEGGFVLEEQVAIRVRTAIREPAWELPVPTMLLGFERVSGVTRDIVNALVEKGAKEHVEAPRLPVNAQRVDVATPGRQYEWVASAIRDQLERARASGGEAPSIAVLVDDVREAMPRLEATLRDRVSPQGQICGQHQGRFPWRYARGGSLMEHPLIEAALDCLALESGPCRTEDASRVLLSPNLFHDVSARHRAEADLRLRNRAGSVCGLARLVDIQRPLAECHNPLPGRLEAWHISAQQGGSSAMPSEWVERWLSSLALAGWRGTAAEQECDQALQQVLGRWDEALDAFRAMDRQLQAVSRGGALQWLREVLSDLPTQLSPEHEQPVQILSFADADSLRFDRVYVCNANAHVLPPPATSSGFVSAEILEAIGVPDATPDGALLSWRHWVGLLGAMAPDITLVVPAATDDGAELFSSPLFLDWEFAAPCGAEVGPGPLAMMAGRESIEAPGYEPDLPPVVNAKAEGIRGGTGIITRMAEMPFLAFARYRLGLSEFPAVKDGLDARDQGIALHRALQLIWSTLKTQEALQALATTEIESMAQRTAEKVCMECLPAKVYGQGLVDAEVSRLALLLVEWLELEARREHPFEVVATELKASVNLEGIETDVVVDRVDRIIVNGESRFMILDYKSSSSLKVTDWDAQSMAEPQLPIYAAFIDWPAHGVPRIDGIGFARVRRGGCGFLVLSNFVSRLIPGARDGTGDGVAHWGAIVDEWRLAIAKLAGRFMKGDIEVVRSAMQANSFSKDLYPLLRAAPPISLQNEEPVF
- a CDS encoding site-specific DNA-methyltransferase: MALRQQNVANNQKDPGQQTRPRAHAGRNHRRAALREVVSKAFIAAGKNPLRTTDIYEHAVRIGAVPASELETRVPVGRSGSPRSIRQRDIRWIQQTLKFEGLIERVPDRRGAWRTTRKGREELTPAVSGRLLVAFSTQLGLAVWADCATLADAVDEDIHLYLSSPPYALSAPRAYGNPTPGQFVDWLCKILEPVVRKLARGASICLNMGNDLFEPMLPSRHLINERLAIALNDRLGLSRMDTLVWENPNKAPGPLAWASKKRVQLNAGYEPLLWFCNSPADCFADNRRVLQPHSRAHALLQERSVVATNGGRGSGSGFRGKTAGAIPRNVLRFPTPCPRQRHLKGAAEAAGLPVHPATFPKTLARFLVEFLTAEGQLVVDGMSGTLQVAMAAEETGRRWVAGDIHGEYLGLGMLDFSGPSVSPAFLEWLEGRRAVPEVV